From a region of the Gloeocapsa sp. PCC 73106 genome:
- a CDS encoding DUF6825 family protein, translating into MNNSVIQAFFLGKALAETISEKLEDLLGHTLSEVGKFDAQQRENLRQFTEEVIAKAEKEWQNQGVASDAANPNSAEDLQKTIDDLRADIAGLRSDIKNYSM; encoded by the coding sequence ATGAATAATTCCGTAATCCAAGCCTTTTTTTTGGGAAAAGCTTTAGCCGAAACTATCAGCGAAAAATTGGAAGACCTTCTCGGTCATACTCTCAGTGAAGTAGGCAAATTTGACGCTCAACAGCGGGAAAATCTGCGTCAATTCACAGAAGAAGTGATCGCAAAAGCCGAAAAAGAATGGCAAAACCAAGGTGTAGCCTCCGACGCAGCCAACCCCAATAGTGCTGAAGATTTACAAAAGACGATTGATGATCTCAGAGCAGACATAGCTGGTCTTCGCTCAGATATCAAGAACTATTCAATGTAG